The Plutella xylostella chromosome 12, ilPluXylo3.1, whole genome shotgun sequence genome includes a window with the following:
- the LOC125489252 gene encoding lipase member H-like codes for MNIKNEYLKAYDCNVVTIDWSQTAESMMYPTVAIQVKAIGNLIGKFLDNFSNRFGVTGDQVHLIGHSLGAHIMGNAASACQMRIGRITGRFSLS; via the coding sequence ATGAACATCAAGAACGAATACCTGAAGGCATACGACTGCAACGTCGTCACGATAGACTGGAGCCAGACGGCCGAGTCCATGATGTACCCCACTGTGGCCATCCAGGTCAAAGCTATCGGCAACTTGATCGGGAAGTTTCTGGACAACTTCAGCAATCGCTTCGGAGTGACGGGAGATCAGGTGCATCTGATTGGGCACAGTCTTGGCGCTCATATTATGGGGAATGCTGCTTCGGCGTGTCAAATGAGGATTGGTCGCATTACAGGTAGGTTCTCCCTCTCATGA
- the LOC105381445 gene encoding saccharopine dehydrogenase-like oxidoreductase, with protein sequence MSRLDLLVFGATGFSGKIVVENIMRICRDPQYSDLTWGLAGRSLEKLQGVLQELKDADTDLSSIPLLEADVSDPGSLLAAAGRARVLLNCTGPYTLLGAPVVRACIAARTHYVDITAELHFMLQTYRSFDSPAREAGVLVVPACGFGSVPAALGLMHLEHQFQGTLHSAHCYTALDIAKRLLLPGPGKTLVHYGTWASLVHELKNYREYSRLKRETFPEDVYEPALEPKRSFFHKHKGKCWFPYPGPDQDVIEMSQRHLHEHRKKPAVRCSIYTTMPAFYHLLLLIPAFMFYYYMSFLACFRYLLMKYPRLFTLGYMSHKGPSKRNRNDTKFSFVFTGKGWAEKPKVDEKKKVEPFNKTVCVKVSGVDAYATTAVAMVLSAITVLKDQDKMPKGGVVPLGAAFFDTSLVERLNHYGLKFEVVDEESVKF encoded by the exons ATGTCTCGGTTGGATCTGTTGGTGTTCGGTGCCACAGGCTTCAGTGGTAAAATAGTGGTGGAGAACATTATGAGGATATGTAGAGACCCTCAGTATTCTGACCTCACGTGGGGGTTAGCTGGGAGATCCCTGGAGAAGCTGCAGGGTGTACTGCAGGAGTTGAAAGATGCAG ACACGGACCTATCCTCAATCCCGCTGCTGGAGGCCGACGTGTCGGACCCGGGGTCTctgctggcggcggcggggcgggcgcgggtgCTGCTCAACTGCACGGGGCCCTACACCTTGCTGGGCGCGCCGGTGGTCAGGGCGTGCATCGCTGCGCGGACGCACTATGTGGATATTACTGCTGAACTGCAT TTCATGCTGCAGACATACCGCAGCTTCGACTCCCCAGCACGGGAGGCGGGCGTGCTGGTGGTGCCGGCGTGCGGGTTCGGCTCCGTGCCCGCCGCGCTGGGGCTGATGCATCTGGAGCACCAGTTCCAAG GAACCCTCCACTCAGCGCACTGCTACACGGCGCTGGACATAGCGAAGCGGCTGCTGCTCCCGGGACCGGGCAAGACGCTGGTGCACTACGGGACCTGGGCCTCGCTGGTGCACGAGCTGAAGAACTACCGAGAGTACTCGCGGCTCAAGCGGGAGACCTTCCCGGAGGATGTGTATGAACCAGCTCTGGAGCCAAAACG GTCATTCTTCCACAAGCACAAAGGCAAATGCTGGTTCCCATACCCGGGCCCCGACCAGGACGTCATAGAGATGTCGCAGAGACACCTCCACGAGCACCGCAAGAAGCCGGCGGTCCGATGCAGCATCTACACCACCATGCCGGCTTTCTACCACCTGCTTCTGCTGATCCCCGCCTTCATGTTCTACTATTACATGAGCTTCCTAGCCTGCTTCAGATATCTACTCATGAAATACCCAAGGCTTTTCACCCTGGGATACATGTCCCATAAAGGCCCCTCGAAACGGAATAGGAATGACACGAAGTTCAGCTTCGTTTTCACTGGCAAAGGATGGGCGGAGAAGCCCAAAGTGGATGAGAAAAAGAAAGTGGAACCGTTTAACAAGACTGTCTGTGttaag GTGTCTGGTGTGGACGCGTACGCCACAACTGCAGTGGCGATGGTTCTTTCAGCTATAACAGTTCTCAAGGATCAAGATAAAATGCCTAA AGGTGGAGTGGTGCCGCTCGGAGCAGCATTCTTCGACACATCTCTGGTAGAAAGACTAAACCACTACGGATTAAAGTTTGAAGTTGTAGACGAGGAATCCGTAAAATTCTag
- the LOC105381446 gene encoding lipase member I produces the protein MFELPPMPDHFKLDRSDAVFVDVIHTCSGVLGAEAPLGHADFYPNSGFAPQPGCDGIQAMFACSHGRSHFLFSESINSRRGFPALRCGSWADYSGHRCQLQAAFMGEGADPAQTGSFYLTTNAVAPFGRALEIN, from the exons ATGTTCGAGCTGCCCCCCATGCCGGACCACTTCAAGCTGGACCGCTCCGACGCCGTGTTCGTGGACGTGATCCACACGTGCAGCGGCGTGCTGGGGGCGGAGGCGCCGCTCGGCCATGCTGACTTCTACCCCAACAGCGGGTTCGCGCCACAGCCCGGCTGCGACGGCATACAGGCCATGTTCG CGTGCAGCCACGGGCGCTCGCACTTCCTGTTCTCGGAGTCCATCAACAGTCGGCGCGGCTTCCCGGCGCTGCGCTGCGGCAGCTGGGCCGACTACTCCGGCCACCGCTGCCAGCTGCAGGCGGCCTTCATGGGCGAGGGCGCCGACCCCGCCCAGACCGGCTCCTTCTACTTGACCACCAACGCCGTCGCGCCTTTCGGGAGAGCCCTAGAGATCAATTAA